Part of the Desulfovibrio desulfuricans genome, CGGCGGCGGCCTGAATCTGCGCGTCATCGCACACATCGCACTGGAAGGTGAATTCACCGCCAAGCTCTTCGCTCAGGGGGTCAACGCGTTTTTTGATGGCATCGCCTACATAGTTGAATGCCAGGCGGGCACCCTGTTCCTTAAGGGCATTGGCAATGCCGTAAGCGATACTTCTATTATTGGCCAAACCCAGTATAAGAGCTTTCTTTCCTTGCAGCAGCATGGATCCTCCTGAAAAAACAATGCGAGCCGAACGAGTCGGCACTAAAGTGTATCAGAACAGCGGCAGCGCGCCTGGGCGAAAAAGCCGCACAATATACGGCGCTGTCGGACAGTGGACGGCAGGTCGATGGTACAGCCCGGCGCTTTTGTGAAAAAAGTGCCTAGGCTGCCACGCCAAAGGCGCGCCCGGCACTGTTGTACCGGACGCGCTCAATTTGTTACTTTGTAAGGATGTCGTAAGCTTCCTGGTAGCGATTCGCCGTGGCCTTGATGATTTCTTCCGGCAAGGCGGGCGGCGGGGGCTGCTTGTTCCAGGGCTGCTTTTCCAGCCAGTCGCGCAGGTACTGCTTGTCGAAGCTGGGCTGGCCCTGACCGGGCTGATACTGGTCAGCGGGCCAGAAGCGGGAAGAATCGGGCGTGAGCACTTCATCAATGAGGTGCAGCTTGCCGTCAATAAAGCCGAATTCAAACTTGGTGTCGGCCACGATAATGCCGCGCCCGGCGGCATAGGTGCGCCCGGCCTCGTAAATGGCAAGCGTGGTGCGCTCAACCTGGGCGGCGGTTTCCGCGCCAAGCAGTTCCGCAGCCTGGGCCACGCTGATGTTTTCATCGTGCTGGCCGAGTTCGGCCTTGGTGGAGGGCGTAAACAGCGCAGGCTCCAGCTTGTCGGATTCGCGCAGGTTGGCGGGCAGCTTGTAGCCGCACAGGGTGCCGGTGGCCTTGTAATCCTTCCAGCCGGAGCCGGTGATGTAGCCGCGCACAATGCATTCCACAGGCAGGGGCTTGGCCTTGCGCACGATGACGGCGCGGCCTTCAAGCTCGTCCTTCCAGGGGGCCAGAGCGGCGGGGAAGCGGTTCACATCGCTTTCAATCAAGTGATTGGGAATGATATCCTTGAACTTTTCCATCCAGAACAGGGTGATCTGGTTAAGAATCACGCCCTTGTAGGGGATGGGTTCGTTCATGATCACGTCAAAGGCCGACATGCGGTCAGTGGTGACAATGAGCAGTGTTTTTTCGTCCACATCATAGATGTCGCGCACTTTCCCGCGAGAAAGAAGGGGATAGGCGCTGATCTCGGTTTTTACCACGACTTTCATGATGGCTCCTGATTCCTCTGGCTCTTGCTATTTCTTCCCGCGCGCTTCAACGGAGCGGGCGTGGGCTTCCAGGCCTTCCAGCCGGGCAAGGGCGGCTATGGACTGCATGTTCTGCTGTAAAAAGGTTGAAGAAGCGGCTACGATGCTGGTCTTTTTGCAGAAGGTCTGCACCGAAAGAGCCGATGAAAAACGCGCCGTTCCCAGTGTAGGCAGCACATGGTTGGGCCCGGCAAAATAGTCGCCCACAGGTTCGGGGCTGTGCTGGCCCATGAATACGGCCCCGGCATGGCGGATAAAGGGCAATACGGCCCAGGGGTCGCGGGTGCACAGTTCAAGGTGCTCCGGGGCCACCATGTTGGCAACCGCCACAGCTACGGAAAGATTGGGCGTAACCACAATGGCGCTCCAGTCTTCCAGCGCGCGAGCGGCGGTGGTGGCTCTGGGCAGGGCGGCGCACTGCTTTTTCAGCTCCTGCTGGAGGGTATCGGCCAGACGGGCATCGTCAGTGATGCAGATAGCCGAGGCCAGAGCATCGTGCTCCGCCTGCGAAAGCATATCCGCAGCGAGCCATGCGGGGTTGGCGGAAGAATCGGCCAGCACGAGCACTTCGCTCGGCCCGGCGATCATATCAATGCCCACAATGCCCTGCACCATGCGCTTGGCAGTGGTGACAAAAATATTGCCCGGCCCGGCAATAACATCCACAGGCTGAATGGTTTGCGTGCCGTAGGCCATGGCCGCAATGGACCATGCCCCGCCAACGCGGTAAACTTCATCAATATCAAGAAGATGCGCTGCGGCAAGAATATGCGGATTAACCGTGCCGTCCTTGCGGGGCGGCGTAAATACCGCCAGGCGCGGCACGCCGGCCACCTGGGCGGGTATGGCGCTCATGAGCAGGCTGGAAACAAGGGGCGTATTGCCACCCTGACCGCCGGGAACATACAGGCCGCCAGCGTCAACAGATGTAACCTGCTGGCCGAGAATGCTGCCGTCCTGGCGGGTGAGAAACCACGATTTCTCAACCTGAGCTTCATGGAAAGAGCGTATGTTGGCCGCAGCCTCGCCGATGATTTCGCGGCTTTCAATGGTGACTGAGGCTGCCGCCTTGGCGATTTCCTGCTCGCTCACGCGCAGGGGCGGGGCAAAATCAGGGCAGTCAAAATTGCGCGTGTACTCCACAAGGGCATCGTCGCCCCTTTGCCGCACAGCGTTGATAATGTCGGTTACGGCGCTTTCCACCCCGTTGCCGGGATTGTGCCGCCCTTGCAGCCACTGGGCCAGCGCGGGCCATTCCTGTTCATGTTGCAGCGTCAAAATTCGGCATGTCATAGTGCTGTTCCTCTTCTGGTTCGGGCAATATACAGAAGCCGCCGCAGAATGTCGAGGCGCAGATGTCTGTCAACTGGCGCAAGTGCTGGCGCTGTGGAGCCGGAACAAAACTTTTTGCAGTTACGGCAGCGCCTTGACAGGGTGGACAAGCATACTTACTTAACGGAAAGCATCGTGACCCCGCCGGGGTCGATTCAGGAGGAAGCATGCAGCGTCATAAAATGAACCACTCATTCGGACAGCAGGGCAGTCAGCAGGGCGGCCAGGCGGATAACCGGGCAGAATGCCAGCCCGAAAGACCGGAAGATGGTTTTCTTGAAGAAGACGGTATTCTGTTCGGTCAAAATGCGGGCAAAAACCCCGCTGCCGATTCCGTGCAGGAGTCTGATACTGCCCCGGCAGACAAGGCGGCCTCAGGCGAAAGCCTTGAAGAACGTTGCAAGGCGGAGCTGACAGAAATGCGCCTGCGCAATGCCGCAGAAATGGACAACTTCAAGAAGCGCCTCACGCGCGAACATGAAGAGCAGATGCGCTACGCGGCTGAAAAGGTCTTGGGCGACCTGCTGCCCACGCTCGACAACCTTGATCTGGCCCTGCGTTACGGCAGCAAGAGCGAAGCCTGCAAGGACATGTTGCAGGGCGTGGCCATGACCCACAAGCTCCTGCTTGATGCGGTGGAAAAGCATGGCCTCAAGCCCCTCGGCGAGGAAGGCGAGGAATTTGATCCCAACGTGCATGAAGCCGTGGGTTTTGAAGACCGCCCCGATTTTGCCCCCAACTCTGTAGCGCGTGTGCTGCAACGGGGTTTCAAGCTGGGCGACCGTTTGCTCCGCCCCGCCAAGGTGATGGTAAAACAGTAAATTTTTTGTGCGCGGCTTTTCGGCCCGGCGGCTTCGGCTGCCGGGCTTTTCTGTTTTTTGCGCTGGTTATGCCGTGCCCAGAAAATGGGCGGCTTCGGCAATGATCTGTCGCAATTGTGATGTCGTTTCCGGTTCGTCCCCCTCATGAGCACTGCCGTCCGTGTTGTAATCACCACCCACTTGCAGCGCCAGGCCCAGGCGTAGTTCCAGCAGTTCCCCCTCCGCCAGAGGGCAAAAGACAACATCTCTCCGCCCAATGGCGGAAAATGAACGAGGCAGCATCCCCATGCCATCCCCTTGGGCAATGCGGGCCAGCAGCACATCGTGCTCTTCCGGTTCTTCCAGATAAACTGGTGCAAAGCCCACATGGGTGAAAATGCCGCGCATGTGGTCAAAGTACGCGGGATTGTTCTCGCGCCGAAACCAGAAAAGAGGTCTGCCGTTCAGGTCTTGCAGTTTTACTGCGCCGTTGCCTGCATGGGGCAGGCTTGCAACCCATGCCGCGGGCAAAGCTGCCAGCAGCGGTTCTGCATACGGCAGCGGGCTAACATGCACGCCCGCAGCATCAAGCGGCAGAGCCACCAGCGCCGCGTTCATCCTGCCCCGGCGAACTCCCCGCGCAAGTTGGGGGGATGACTGGCGCACATACCGCACCGGGCTGCCGTTGAGAGTATCAAGTCTTTTTATAAAGCCCGCAAAAATGCCCTGTTCAAAGGCTGTTGTCAGGCCAATGGACAAGGGCGCTTCCGATCCATTCCTGCCATGTCCGAGCCTCCGCAAGCGCAGTCCTGCGGCGTCCTGTGCTTCCAGTACCGGGCGGGCAATGCGTAGCACTTCCAGCCCTGCCTCCGTGAGTGTGAGCCCTCGGCTGTGGCGCTCAAACAGCGTGAGGCCCAGCATTTCTTCCAGATGCCGCATATGGCGGCTCAGGGGCGGCTGGGTCATATACAGCCTGTCAGCGGCGCGCCGCAGGCTGCCTTCTTCTGCAACTACAGAAAAATAGCGCAGCAGCCGCCAGTCGGGGATGTCAAAAAGATCGTTAGCCATGCTTTAAAGGTATCACCAAAAAGGCAAGAGGCAAAGCGCGGGCATGGGCATAAAAGTCTGATCAGGGTCACGGCATTGAGCCAGGCCATTACACCGGAGAATGTCATGCAGACTGATCGTTATGCCGCAGGGCTTGCCATGCTGGAACAGGTTGACGGACGCGGCGGGGAAGAAGTGCTGGAAAGCGTGCGGGCCATTTGCCCCGATTTTGCGCAATACCTTGTGGAATTTCCGTTCGGGGATATTTATTCAAGGCCAGGCCTGGATTTGAAAAAGCGGGAGATCGCCGTTGTGGCGGCCCTGACAGCAATGGGCAACGCGGCCCCGCAACTGCGCGTGCATATTGCGGCTGCCCTGCATGTGGGCTGCACTCGCAAGGAAATACTGGAGGTCATTATGCAGATGGCCGTGTACGCGGGTTTTCCCGCCGCGTTGAACGGCCTGTTTGCCGCCAGGGATGTTTTTGACGGGCAGGATGGGCAGAAAGTGTAGGGCAGACAGGCGCGGCGGTTGCTGTTGGCAGCCGCTGCGTCAGAAAATGGGGAAATGCCGGGCAGAAGCAGAAGCCCGCCATGACGCGGCAAAGTTCAGGAGCAGCTACATGTCTGAATATTTTGCGGCGATGCTGCGGAATTGCTCCTGCATGGCTAAAAAGGCGTCCACCACTTCTGGGTCAAACTGGGTTCCGCGTCCTTCCACAATAATACGCATGGCTGTTTCGTGCGGCATGGCGGGTTTGTAGACGCGCTTGCTGCGCAGGGCGTCATACACGTCGGCCACGCTCATAAGGCGGGCGGAGAGCGGAATGTCCTTGCCAGCAATGCCGCGTGGGTAGCCCTTGCCGTCCCAACGCTCGTGGTGGCAGTAGGCAATGTCGCTGGCGATGCGCAGAAAGGAATTTTCCCCCAGAAACTTGTCAGCCGAGGCCAGCACAGCACGCCCCAGCGTGGTGTGTTCCTTCATGGCTTCGTATTCCTCATCGGTAAGGGGGCCGGGCTTGTGCAGCACGGTATCTGCAATGGCGACCTTGCCCACATCATGCAGCGGCGCAGAAAGGTAGAGCCACGAAATGGCATCGGCGTCCAGTTCGTCCCTGTACTCGGGCAGTTGCGAAATATAGACGGCCAGCGCCTTCACGTAGTTCTGCGTGCGTTTGATGTGCGCGCCGGTTTCCGTATCGCGCCATTCCGCAAGGCTTGCCATGGCGTGAATTGTGGCTTCCTGCGTAAGGGCAAGCTGGCGTGTGCGGGCGAGCACCAGATCATTCAGGTGGTCGCGATAGAGTTTGTATTTGAGCTGGTTGGCTACGCGGTTGCGCACCAGCGAGGAGCGGAAAGGCTTGGTTATGTAATCCTGCGCGCCCAGCGAAAGGCCCTTGGCCTCGTCAGTTTCTTCATTCTGCGCCGTAATGAACATAACCGGGATGTCGCGGGTCTGCGCATCGCTACGCAGACGTTTGCAGACTTCGTAACCGTCCATACCGGGCATGATGACGTCAAGCAGGATCAGGTCTGGCGGGGGTTGCCGCAGGGCCAGACGCAGGGCGTCCGTGCCGTTTTTGGCAAACATGATTGTGTATTTGTCGCGCAGGCATTCACTGAGAATGCGCAGATTTTCAGGCGCGTCATCCACAAGCAGGATGATGTTGCGCCTGTCTACCTGGGATGGATCGGCGGATTCTTCTGCCCAGCTCATGACTTGCCCCGTGTGAGTACGGGCAGGCGGGCGGCTAGATGTTCGCCCATGCGGCGCACCATGCGGCTTTCTGCCGCTGTGAGCACATCATAGGTTTTGCCCGCCACCGGTTCAGCATCGGCATAAATGCCTCGGGCGATTACGTCGTCGTGGCGGTTTTTGAGTGTCCAGCGCGCTTCAAGCACGGCCTTGGAGTCGAAATTGCCGTCCAGCCTCTGCAAATCCACAAGCAGCACATAGTCGGCGCGGGTGTCGTCGCCCGGCGCAAGCACGTTCAGCCCCACAGCCAGCAAGGGCGGGGTCAGCACTTCCTGCACAACGCGGCGCACGCCATGCCCCACGGGCTCCGCCCAGGCGTGGAATTGCGAAACCACAAGCTCTGTTTCGCCGTTCACACGGCTGACAATGCTGTTGCGGTCAAGGTAATCCGGCACGGTGACCTGCGCCACGCGCAGGTTTTTGCTGGGCAGCGTGTCGGCCTTGACCGGCTCAAGGGCGCTTTCAAGCAGATAATAGCGCGTGGGGGTGCTGCGCGCGCAGCCGCTCAAAAGTGTGAGCAGCACCAGTGAAAGAAAAAGGATTTTGCGTTGCATCAGCGTGTTCCTTGCTTGCCCCGCAGCAGAGCTTCGGGATTACGTTCAAGCATCTCGGCCAGGGCGCGCATGGAGCGCATGGTATCTGTGCTCTCTTTGAGAAGGCGGCGCAGGTCGTTCATGGTGGGCGAATCGCGCCCCAGAATACCCTGAGCCGAAGCTGTGACCACACGTAATTGATCTGCCGCAACAGCCATGCTCTGCATGGCTTCGCGGAAGGAAACCAGCGTGGCTGGCAGTTCTTTTTCAACAGAGACGCTGGCCGTGCTCAGGCTTTTGAGAACCTGTTCCGTATTGGTGCGTATGGCACCCTCGTGCAGAATGCCGTGGGCTTCCTGAAAGGTGTTGGTGAACGCCGTAAGCGCCTTGCCCAGCTTGTCGTCGCTGAGGCCGAGGGCAAGGTTTTGCAGCACGGCGCTGAAGGAATTTACCATCTGCTCCAGCGGCATCTGCGAGAGTGTGCTTTGCAGCGTATCAATGGGCGAGGGAATGGTGGGGATTTCCATATCCGGCGTAGCGGAGCGGAAGTTGGCCGCCGTGGAAGGATAAAAATCAAGCTCCACGCGGTATTGCCCGGTGATGAGGCTTTGCAGTTGCAGCCGTCCTCGCAGGCCGCGCTGCACCATGCGGCGTATGATTTCCTGCTGGAATGACTCGGAGGGCGCGGCGGCGCCGCTGGCGCGCACGAAGCTGCGTTCATCAATGCGGATATAGACGGGGATGGTCACGTTGGAATCACGCGCGTTGGCAACCAGGTTGATGCGCGTGACGCTGCCCATGGGCACGCCCCTGAACACAACCGGCGCGCCCGTGGAAAGCCCGCTGACCGAGCCATCAAAGTACATCACATATTCAAGATCATTGCTGAAAAGGCGGCCACCGCCGAGCAGCATGATGCCCAGCACCAGCAGGGCCAGGCCCCCCAGCACAAAAGCGCCGACAGTTGTTTTGTATGACTGCGAGTTCATCGGGATTGTTCCTTGTGCGAAGTTGCAGCGTGCGAAGTTGCCGCCGTAGCGCTTTCGCCTGCGTCTTCATTCCGGTCGCGCATGCCGCCTCTGGTCAGAAAGAGCTTTGCGCTTTGGTCTGTATTGGGGTCTTTCACCAACTCGCTGGGATTGCCGCTGGCAGTGACCGTTCTGCTTTGCGCATCCAGAAAGATGCTGTTTCTGGCTATGGTGAAAATACTCGGCAACTCGTGAGAAACAATAACAAACGTGGTACCAAGACTGTCGCGCAGCTCCAGTATCAGGTCGTCCAGCAGCCGGGAGCTGACAGGGTCAAGCCCTGCGGAAGGCTCGTCCAGAAAGAGAATCTGCGGATCAAGCGCCAGCGCTCGCGCAAGCCCCGCGCGTTTGCGCATGCCGCCGCTGATCTCCGAGGGGTAATAATCCTCAAATCCGGCCAGACCCGCAAGGGCCAGTTTGAGCGAGGCCTGCTCCCTGATTTCATCATCGGTGAGGTCTGTGTACTGCTGCAGGGGCAGCCCCACATTTTCCGCAAGCGTCATGGAACTCCACAGCGCGCCCCCCTGAAAGAGCACGCCCGTATTGCGCATGATGCGGCTGCGGCTTTCTTCCGTGCCCGCCCAGAAATTTTCGCCATTATAGCAAATCTGCCCTTGCTGCGGCTCCTTAAGGCCCATGAGCACGCGCAGCAGGGTGCTTTTGCCGCAGCCGGAGCCGCCCATGACCATGAAAATATCGCCCACTCGCACGTCAAACGACACGTTGCGCATGAGCACAAAGGAGCCGAAGGCCACTGTAAGGTCGCGCACACTGATGCGCACGTCTTCGTCCGGCACGGCAGGGGCCAGGCTGGACGGAGCAGCGCTGGTCGCGTCCGTGTTTGGCAGGATGATGGGGGGCTGGGCGGCGTCAGGCATGCTACACATCCAGCACGTTGCAGATAACGGTGATAATGGCGGTCGCCACAATAATGCCCACAATGGCCTGCACCACCGCTGTGGTGGTGGCCTGGCCCACAGCCTGGGCGCTACGCCCGCAGCGTATGCCCTGATAGCACCCGGCCACAGCCACAATGGCCCCAAAAACCGTGCCGTACACAAGGCCGATAATCAGATGCTTGAAGGGCACCATCTGGATGGTGGCGTTGATGTATTCCATGGGGTTCAGCCGCAGCATGGTGGTACCCACCAGAAAACCGCCGATAATGCCCATGAGGTCGGCATACAGGGTCAGCAGGGGGATCATGGCCATGAGGGCCAGTACACGCGGCAGCACAAGAAAATCGTGGGGAGAAATACCAAGGGTTGAGAGGGCGTCCACCTCTTCGTTGACCTGCATGGTGCCGATAAGGGCGGCGTAGGCGGCGCCCACCCGGCCCGCCATGACCACGCCCACCATAATGGCCCCCATGACCCGCAACATGCCAATGCCCACAAGGCCCGCAACGTAAATCTGCGCGCCAAACTGGGTGAGCTGCACCGCGCCCACAAAGGCCAGAATCAGGCCAAACAGCAGGCTGGTGAGCGAAATGATGGGCAGGGCGGCCACGCCGCATTCGTGCATGGCGGCAAACAGATCCATGGGGCGCATCTTGGCCCTGCCGAGAAACAGCCGCCAGATGGAAAGCACAATCTCGCCAAGAAAATTCAGAAAGTCCGCGATCTTGGGCGGAAGAGCCAGCACGCTTTCGCCCACGCGGGTCACAAAGCCCGCATCGGTTTTGCTGCGTTCGGAACCTGCCTTGGCAGGAACCGCAAAGGCCAGTTTGATGAGGCGCTCGAGGCCTTCGGGCAGTTCCGTATGCACCGGCAGCTCACGGGCGCGTGCCGCCTTGACCATTTGCACCAGAAAAACCAGGAGGGTGCTGTCCCACTGGCCTAGGTCGGCGCTTTCAAGGCGTACTTCGCGGATGCGCTGGTCGGCTACCTGGCTCAGGGCGGCCATGGCCTCCAGCGGCCAGGGTTCGTCCAGATTCCAGCGCCCGCCAACGCTTACGCGCAGCAGCGGCCCTTGAACAGATACGGTCACTTGCGGACTTGTTTCCATCACTATACTATACGCGTAGCATAACATCTTCGCAAGCGTCCTGGCCTGCGAACCGTTTTGAAACCTTTTTGAAACCCCAAACCACCGGGCTGTCATGTCGCTGAAACAACGCCTCAATCTTTCTGCCGAACCTGTCTTTCTTATGGACGGCTCTGCCTTTATATATCGCGGTTTTTTTGCCAACAAGAACATGCAGCGCTCCGACGGCTTTCCCACCAACGCGCTGGTGGTGGTAACGCGCGTGCTGCTGCGCATTCTGCGCGATGAACGGCCCGCCCATTTTCTCTTCGTCAAGGATGGCAAGGGCAAGAACTTCCGTCACGACCTCTATCCACTGTACAAGGCCAACCGTGACGCCACGCCAGAAGATCTGGTGCGGCAGATGGACCCCATTGTACGCATGGTCAAGGCTCTTGGCATTCCTGTTGAGATTTCTGACGGCTGCGAGGCTGACGATTGCATAGCCTCGCTGGCGGCGCGTTTTTCCGTCCAGCGGCCCGTGGTTATCGTGAGCGGAGATAAAGACCTCAAGCAGTGCCTCGGCCCCAACGTGTACATGTGGGACCCTGCATCCAAGGAAGAAAAACTGCTCTCTGCCGCAGAATTTACGGCGGAAAGCGGCCTCAGGCCCGACCAGTGGGCCGATGTGCAGGCCCTTGTGGGCGACACGAGCGATAATATCCCCGGCGTGCCGGGCATCGGCCCCAAGACGGCGCAGAAAATTTTTGAAATATGCCCAACGCTTGAAGACATTCGCGACCATTTTGCCCTGCTTGGCCCCAAGATTCAGGACAAGCTGCGCGACCACCTTGAAAACATGTTTTTGTGGCGGCAGCTCACCTCTCTTTCACTGGATGTGTGCACGGAGCTGACCCTTGACGACATGACCGTCAATCCTCTGGATGAAGCCCAGTGCGCCAGCATGGCGGAGGAATTTGAACTGCACGCCCTGCGCCGCGACATGGCAACGCTGGCCCGTTTGCAGCGCAGCGCCCCAGCAGGTTCGGCAGCGGCTCCGGCCGAGTCTGACTCTGCAACTGGCGGGTCTGTATCGAATGCTGGCTCAAATATTGGTGCCGATGCCGCCGCGCTCCGTTCTGCTGCCCAGGGTTCGCTGATGGCTCCCGCCGAAAAATCCCCTTCAAAACCTCGCCCCGCAGCCGGGGCAGGCCCGCAGATGAGCTTGCTGGATGTGGCCGACGAACCCGAAGCTCCGCTCCTGAGCGAAGCAGGGCAGTTGCCCCCCTGCGCAGGGCTTGAGGCCGCAATAATCTGGCCCGGCGGGCCGGGCAAACCGCCCCACGTGGCCGTGGCTGGCGGCGATGATTTTCGCTGGGGCGGTAATGTGGAAGACCTTTGCACATGGCTCGCCGGGGCGCAAAGGCTGGTGACGGCTGACCTCAAGGCCCAGCTGATAGCCGCCGCCTGCTGGCGCAAGCTGCCTGCGGAGGCCAATCCGCCGTTCTTTTTTGATCTTGGTCTTGCCGCCTACCTCATTAACCCAGAGGAAAGCGATTACGGCTGGCCCCGTCTGGCTGTGCGCTGGGGCATCCCCCTGCGCGAAGGGCAGGGCGGCAACGGCCCCGCCAGCATGGCCCTGCGCATGGCCGCCGCCA contains:
- a CDS encoding MlaD family protein; amino-acid sequence: MNSQSYKTTVGAFVLGGLALLVLGIMLLGGGRLFSNDLEYVMYFDGSVSGLSTGAPVVFRGVPMGSVTRINLVANARDSNVTIPVYIRIDERSFVRASGAAAPSESFQQEIIRRMVQRGLRGRLQLQSLITGQYRVELDFYPSTAANFRSATPDMEIPTIPSPIDTLQSTLSQMPLEQMVNSFSAVLQNLALGLSDDKLGKALTAFTNTFQEAHGILHEGAIRTNTEQVLKSLSTASVSVEKELPATLVSFREAMQSMAVAADQLRVVTASAQGILGRDSPTMNDLRRLLKESTDTMRSMRALAEMLERNPEALLRGKQGTR
- the hisD gene encoding histidinol dehydrogenase produces the protein MTCRILTLQHEQEWPALAQWLQGRHNPGNGVESAVTDIINAVRQRGDDALVEYTRNFDCPDFAPPLRVSEQEIAKAAASVTIESREIIGEAAANIRSFHEAQVEKSWFLTRQDGSILGQQVTSVDAGGLYVPGGQGGNTPLVSSLLMSAIPAQVAGVPRLAVFTPPRKDGTVNPHILAAAHLLDIDEVYRVGGAWSIAAMAYGTQTIQPVDVIAGPGNIFVTTAKRMVQGIVGIDMIAGPSEVLVLADSSANPAWLAADMLSQAEHDALASAICITDDARLADTLQQELKKQCAALPRATTAARALEDWSAIVVTPNLSVAVAVANMVAPEHLELCTRDPWAVLPFIRHAGAVFMGQHSPEPVGDYFAGPNHVLPTLGTARFSSALSVQTFCKKTSIVAASSTFLQQNMQSIAALARLEGLEAHARSVEARGKK
- a CDS encoding HD domain-containing phosphohydrolase, which encodes MSWAEESADPSQVDRRNIILLVDDAPENLRILSECLRDKYTIMFAKNGTDALRLALRQPPPDLILLDVIMPGMDGYEVCKRLRSDAQTRDIPVMFITAQNEETDEAKGLSLGAQDYITKPFRSSLVRNRVANQLKYKLYRDHLNDLVLARTRQLALTQEATIHAMASLAEWRDTETGAHIKRTQNYVKALAVYISQLPEYRDELDADAISWLYLSAPLHDVGKVAIADTVLHKPGPLTDEEYEAMKEHTTLGRAVLASADKFLGENSFLRIASDIAYCHHERWDGKGYPRGIAGKDIPLSARLMSVADVYDALRSKRVYKPAMPHETAMRIIVEGRGTQFDPEVVDAFLAMQEQFRSIAAKYSDM
- a CDS encoding carboxymuconolactone decarboxylase family protein produces the protein MQTDRYAAGLAMLEQVDGRGGEEVLESVRAICPDFAQYLVEFPFGDIYSRPGLDLKKREIAVVAALTAMGNAAPQLRVHIAAALHVGCTRKEILEVIMQMAVYAGFPAALNGLFAARDVFDGQDGQKV
- the grpE gene encoding nucleotide exchange factor GrpE, which encodes MQRHKMNHSFGQQGSQQGGQADNRAECQPERPEDGFLEEDGILFGQNAGKNPAADSVQESDTAPADKAASGESLEERCKAELTEMRLRNAAEMDNFKKRLTREHEEQMRYAAEKVLGDLLPTLDNLDLALRYGSKSEACKDMLQGVAMTHKLLLDAVEKHGLKPLGEEGEEFDPNVHEAVGFEDRPDFAPNSVARVLQRGFKLGDRLLRPAKVMVKQ
- a CDS encoding LysR family transcriptional regulator, translating into MANDLFDIPDWRLLRYFSVVAEEGSLRRAADRLYMTQPPLSRHMRHLEEMLGLTLFERHSRGLTLTEAGLEVLRIARPVLEAQDAAGLRLRRLGHGRNGSEAPLSIGLTTAFEQGIFAGFIKRLDTLNGSPVRYVRQSSPQLARGVRRGRMNAALVALPLDAAGVHVSPLPYAEPLLAALPAAWVASLPHAGNGAVKLQDLNGRPLFWFRRENNPAYFDHMRGIFTHVGFAPVYLEEPEEHDVLLARIAQGDGMGMLPRSFSAIGRRDVVFCPLAEGELLELRLGLALQVGGDYNTDGSAHEGDEPETTSQLRQIIAEAAHFLGTA
- a CDS encoding MlaE family ABC transporter permease — its product is METSPQVTVSVQGPLLRVSVGGRWNLDEPWPLEAMAALSQVADQRIREVRLESADLGQWDSTLLVFLVQMVKAARARELPVHTELPEGLERLIKLAFAVPAKAGSERSKTDAGFVTRVGESVLALPPKIADFLNFLGEIVLSIWRLFLGRAKMRPMDLFAAMHECGVAALPIISLTSLLFGLILAFVGAVQLTQFGAQIYVAGLVGIGMLRVMGAIMVGVVMAGRVGAAYAALIGTMQVNEEVDALSTLGISPHDFLVLPRVLALMAMIPLLTLYADLMGIIGGFLVGTTMLRLNPMEYINATIQMVPFKHLIIGLVYGTVFGAIVAVAGCYQGIRCGRSAQAVGQATTTAVVQAIVGIIVATAIITVICNVLDV
- a CDS encoding ABC transporter ATP-binding protein, which codes for MPDAAQPPIILPNTDATSAAPSSLAPAVPDEDVRISVRDLTVAFGSFVLMRNVSFDVRVGDIFMVMGGSGCGKSTLLRVLMGLKEPQQGQICYNGENFWAGTEESRSRIMRNTGVLFQGGALWSSMTLAENVGLPLQQYTDLTDDEIREQASLKLALAGLAGFEDYYPSEISGGMRKRAGLARALALDPQILFLDEPSAGLDPVSSRLLDDLILELRDSLGTTFVIVSHELPSIFTIARNSIFLDAQSRTVTASGNPSELVKDPNTDQSAKLFLTRGGMRDRNEDAGESATAATSHAATSHKEQSR
- a CDS encoding PqiC family protein → MQRKILFLSLVLLTLLSGCARSTPTRYYLLESALEPVKADTLPSKNLRVAQVTVPDYLDRNSIVSRVNGETELVVSQFHAWAEPVGHGVRRVVQEVLTPPLLAVGLNVLAPGDDTRADYVLLVDLQRLDGNFDSKAVLEARWTLKNRHDDVIARGIYADAEPVAGKTYDVLTAAESRMVRRMGEHLAARLPVLTRGKS
- a CDS encoding phosphoribosylaminoimidazolesuccinocarboxamide synthase is translated as MKVVVKTEISAYPLLSRGKVRDIYDVDEKTLLIVTTDRMSAFDVIMNEPIPYKGVILNQITLFWMEKFKDIIPNHLIESDVNRFPAALAPWKDELEGRAVIVRKAKPLPVECIVRGYITGSGWKDYKATGTLCGYKLPANLRESDKLEPALFTPSTKAELGQHDENISVAQAAELLGAETAAQVERTTLAIYEAGRTYAAGRGIIVADTKFEFGFIDGKLHLIDEVLTPDSSRFWPADQYQPGQGQPSFDKQYLRDWLEKQPWNKQPPPPALPEEIIKATANRYQEAYDILTK